A genome region from Bufo gargarizans isolate SCDJY-AF-19 chromosome 2, ASM1485885v1, whole genome shotgun sequence includes the following:
- the LOC122925752 gene encoding olfactory receptor 5F1-like yields the protein MRIKNETFVTEFVLTGLSSNPNLQLPLFLVFLLVYMVTVLGNLMIIVLITITPGLQTPMYFFLMNLSFVDVLYSSTITPNIMANLFSAMKTISITGCAIQMFFFIDLASSEAMLLAVMVYDRYVAICNPLYYAVLVNKVTCIRLICSVYIAGCLNSLIHTSAAFSLPFCRSNQINHFFCDFNPILKLSCSDTYLNEMLEYIVAGSIEVGSFFCIVISYTYIILALFKIGSSRSRIKSLSTCVSHFTCVALFYCPAFFMYLRPNSAYAGDQDSIVSVFYTVIIPMLNPMIYSLRNQDVKKALVQFNVRTH from the coding sequence ATGAGAATTAAGAATGAAACATTTGTGACAGAATTTGTTCTTACTGGTCTCTCCTCCAACCCAAACCTTCAGCTTCCTCTGTTCCTCGTCTTCTTGTTAGTCTACATGGTAACCGTCCTGGGTAATCTTATGATCATTGTATTAATTACAATAACTCCAGGCTTGCAAACACCAATGTACTTCTTCCTTATGAATTTATCCTTTGTAGATGTCCTTTATTCATCAACTATAACACCCAACATTATGGCCAACTTGTTCTCTGCCATGAAGACAATCTCTATTACTGGTTGTGCAATTCAAATGTTCTTCTTCATTGACCTGGCGAGCTCTGAAGCAATGTTACTTGCCGTGATGGTCTATGATCGATATGTAGCTATATGTAACCCTCTGTACTATGCAGTCCTTGTTAACAAAGTGACATGCATTCGACTTATTTGCTCAGTATACATTGCAGGATGTCTTAACTCATTAATTCACACAAGTGCTGCATTTAGTCTACCGTTCTGTCGGTCTAATCAGATCaaccattttttctgtgattttaacCCTATATTGAAACTTTCTTGTAGCGATACATATCTTAATGAGATGCTTGAATATATTGTTGCTGGTTCTATTGAAGTAGGTTCTTTCTTCTGTATAGTAATATCATACACATACATTATCCTTGCCTTGTTTAAGATAGGGTCTTCAAGAAGTAGGATTAAGTCTTTATCCACTTGTGTCTCTCACTTTACATGTGTAGCATTATTCTACTGCCCAGCTTTCTTCATGTACTTACGACCAAATTCTGCCTATGCCGGGGATCAGGACTCGATTGTGTCAGTGTTCTATACAGTGATAATACCAATGTTAAATCCCATGATCTATAGCTTAAGAAATCAAGATGTAAAAAAAGCTCTGGTACAATTTAATGTTAGAACACATTGA